In a genomic window of Quercus lobata isolate SW786 chromosome 4, ValleyOak3.0 Primary Assembly, whole genome shotgun sequence:
- the LOC115987807 gene encoding uncharacterized protein LOC115987807, translated as MDRCIPFKRSKSWFIDFQYDPITDKTVEVRNILLIVATLIAAVTFQAGVNPPGGVWQDNTNHALCEAKRAQGNWTDPPCDKSHVAGTAIYASQTDPFYVFLVFNTVALSTSVLVIMSLTYNFPFHLEVFIATASMLVTYGSAIFSVTPHESHRFRYVLTAAAFPFVLRGLIYMVKFKAHADQEQQIKNSEQENLCDKCRSGNFCIKCREEIPKNSGSV; from the coding sequence ATGGATCGCTGCATTCCATTTAAGAGAAGCAAGAGCTGGTTTATAGACTTCCAATATGACCCAATAACGGACAAGACGGTCGAAGTCCGAAACATTCTGTTGATAGTTGCAACTCTAATTGCAGCAGTGACTTTTCAAGCTGGGGTTAACCCTCCCGGTGGGGTTTGGCAAGATAATACGAATCACGCTTTATGTGAAGCAAAACGTGCTCAAGGGAATTGGACAGACCCTCCATGTGATAAATCACATGTTGCAGGGACGGCCATTTACGCGTCTCAAACAGACCCCTTCTAtgttttcttggtttttaaCACTGTGGCACTTTCCACTTCGGTTCTTGTCATTATGTCTCTCACATATAACTTCCCTTTCCATTTAGAAGTATTTATTGCCACAGCTTCAATGCTTGTAACTTACGGATCGGCCATATTTTCCGTCACACCTCATGAATCTCATAGATTTCGGTACGTCCTGACTGCAGCTGCTTTTCCTTTTGTGCTACGAGGTTTGATTTATATGGTCAAGTTCAAAGCACATGCAGATCAAGAACAACAGATCAAAAATTCAGAACAAGAGAATCTGTGTGACAAATGTAGAAGTGGGAATTTCTGCATAAAATGTAGAGAGGAGATTCCCAAAAATTCAGGAAGCGTCTAA
- the LOC115984989 gene encoding uncharacterized protein LOC115984989: MASPPIPTPKSWFRYFQYEEGRDSPNDARNVLLVVVTLIAAVTFQAGVNPPGGVWQDEKYGPNGHKAGRAIYASQKQAYYVFLISNTLALSTSVLVIMSLTYRFPFHLEVWFATASMLVTYASAVFAVTPDESFRYRYILIASLGPFALRCLIQIFKKYRSLSSN; encoded by the coding sequence ATGGCTAGCCCTCCTATTCCAACTCCAAAGAGCTGGTTCAGATATTTCCAATATGAGGAAGGAAGGGACTCGCCAAACGATGCGCGAAACGTTCTCTTAGTAGTTGTCACACTCATTGCTGCAGTGACCTTTCAAGCTGGGGTTAACCCCCCTGGAGGGGTTTGGCAAGATGAAAAATATGGTCCAAATGGACACAAAGCAGGGAGAGCAATTTATGCGTCTCAAAAACAAGCCTACTATGTTTTCTTGATTTCTAACACCTTGGCTCTTTCAACATCGGTTCTTGTCATTATGTCCCTCACATATAGGTTCCCTTTCCATTTAGAAGTATGGTTTGCCACAGCTTCAATGCTTGTTACTTATGCATCTGCGGTATTTGCTGTCACGCCTGATGAATCTTTTAGATATCGGTACATCTTAATAGCTTCTCTTGGGCCTTTTGCTTTACGATGTTtgattcaaatattcaaaaagTATAGAAGTTTGAGTTCCAACTAG